The Candidatus Atribacteria bacterium genome has a window encoding:
- a CDS encoding 2-oxoacid:acceptor oxidoreductase subunit alpha, whose translation MNNLVKKKNIKLLQGNEACAKGALLAGVKFFAGYPITPSSEIAENMARELPKISGKFIQMEDEIASMAAVIGASIAGLKSLTATSGPGMCLKQENLGFAIINEIPCVVVNAQRGGPSTGLPTKPSQGDMMQARWGTHGDHPIIALAPSTVTEILNLTIKAFNFSEKYRTPVILLLDEVIAHMREKVEIPALEDIEVINRKKPTVPPEEYFPFKPDEDGVPPMANFGEGYPYHITGLIHSEKGLPISDSQQIDHFIRRIHHKIQKNIKDILLFEEYLLEDADTALIAYGSVARAAERTVKLAREEGLKVGLLKLLTIWPFCFEEVNRLAQQVDLIIVPEMNLGQMVLEVERSAHGKCRVIPYGRVDGELINPIEILGKIRKEIKK comes from the coding sequence ATGAATAATTTAGTAAAGAAAAAAAATATAAAATTATTACAGGGGAACGAAGCCTGCGCTAAAGGAGCTTTATTGGCAGGAGTAAAATTTTTTGCCGGTTATCCTATAACTCCCTCTTCAGAAATTGCTGAAAATATGGCGCGTGAATTACCTAAAATTAGTGGGAAATTTATACAGATGGAGGATGAAATTGCCAGTATGGCAGCAGTTATAGGAGCTTCTATTGCTGGATTAAAATCTCTAACTGCTACTTCTGGTCCCGGAATGTGCTTGAAACAGGAAAATTTAGGTTTTGCTATTATTAATGAAATACCTTGTGTGGTAGTAAACGCTCAAAGAGGAGGCCCAAGTACCGGTCTACCTACAAAACCCTCTCAAGGCGATATGATGCAGGCAAGATGGGGGACTCATGGAGATCACCCTATTATAGCTCTTGCCCCTTCTACTGTTACTGAAATACTCAACTTAACCATCAAAGCATTTAATTTTAGCGAAAAATATAGAACACCAGTTATTTTACTCCTGGATGAAGTCATCGCCCATATGCGAGAAAAGGTAGAGATACCTGCTCTAGAGGACATCGAAGTGATAAATCGAAAAAAGCCCACTGTACCCCCCGAAGAATATTTTCCTTTTAAACCAGATGAAGATGGTGTTCCTCCCATGGCTAATTTTGGTGAAGGGTATCCTTACCATATTACTGGTTTAATCCATAGCGAAAAAGGTTTGCCTATTTCTGATTCCCAACAAATAGATCATTTCATTAGACGAATACATCATAAAATTCAGAAAAATATTAAGGATATATTACTTTTTGAAGAATACTTACTAGAAGATGCTGATACTGCTTTAATTGCTTATGGCTCGGTAGCAAGAGCAGCAGAAAGAACAGTAAAATTAGCTCGTGAAGAAGGCTTAAAAGTAGGTTTACTAAAATTATTAACTATTTGGCCTTTCTGTTTTGAAGAAGTAAATAGGTTAGCTCAACAGGTGGATTTAATTATAGTACCAGAAATGAATTTAGGTCAAATGGTATTAGAGGTAGAGAGATCTGCCCATGGAAAATGTCGAGTTATTCCTTACGGTCGGGTAGACGGTGAATTAATTAATCCTATTGAGATATTAGGAAAGATCCGGAAGGAGATAAAGAAATGA
- a CDS encoding ferredoxin family protein encodes MKQKKILEVYQNNSTKISVRREWCKSCGICIEFCPKDVLVPDDQGKPIPKNIDACIKCNLCELRCPDFAITVEGANKKDE; translated from the coding sequence ATGAAGCAAAAAAAAATATTAGAAGTTTATCAAAATAATTCCACAAAGATATCCGTTCGTAGAGAGTGGTGTAAGTCATGTGGTATTTGCATTGAATTTTGTCCCAAAGACGTATTGGTTCCTGATGATCAAGGAAAGCCTATCCCTAAAAATATTGATGCTTGTATAAAATGTAATCTTTGTGAACTTAGATGTCCGGATTTTGCGATTACAGTAGAAGGAGCGAACAAGAAAGATGAATAA